In Arsenicicoccus sp. oral taxon 190, the following are encoded in one genomic region:
- the mshC gene encoding cysteine--1-D-myo-inosityl 2-amino-2-deoxy-alpha-D-glucopyranoside ligase gives MKSWPAPAVPSVPGSPLPVRIHDTARGDVVELAPGPTARIYCCGITPYDATHMGHAATYVTFDLLGRALRQAGHEVHYTQNITDVDDPLLERAARDGVDWTALATQEIQLFRDDMTALRVLPPDHYVGVVESVEAIADQVAQLVESGAAYPVPVPEAERGLVRDGASDYYLDLAQQPTFGEVSGWTREEMLSVFPERGGDPDRAGKRDPLDPLLWRAERRGEPAWAGGIPGCGRPGWHIECTTIALDTLGMGFDVQGGGTDLVFPHHEMSAVQAVGLTGEREFAQAYLHQAMVGLDGAKMSKSKGNLVLVSRLREQGVDPMAVRLVLLDQHYRHDWDWTEDLLVRAQERLARWREAVAREAAPDATEVVAQVRAALCQDLDTPAALAAVDAWCDAVGTASGAGQRVGDAVDAFLGIRL, from the coding sequence GTGAAGTCCTGGCCCGCTCCCGCCGTCCCGTCCGTCCCCGGCAGCCCGCTGCCCGTGCGCATCCACGACACCGCGCGCGGCGACGTCGTGGAGCTCGCCCCCGGGCCGACGGCGCGGATCTACTGCTGTGGGATCACGCCGTATGACGCCACCCACATGGGGCACGCGGCGACCTACGTGACCTTCGACCTGCTCGGGCGGGCGCTGCGGCAGGCCGGCCACGAGGTGCACTACACGCAGAACATCACCGACGTCGACGACCCGCTGCTCGAGCGCGCCGCCCGCGACGGTGTCGACTGGACGGCCCTGGCCACCCAGGAGATCCAGCTCTTCCGCGACGACATGACCGCGCTGCGGGTGCTGCCGCCGGACCACTACGTGGGCGTGGTCGAGTCGGTCGAGGCCATCGCCGACCAGGTCGCCCAGCTCGTCGAGTCGGGGGCTGCCTACCCGGTCCCGGTGCCCGAGGCGGAGCGTGGGCTGGTGCGCGACGGCGCGTCCGACTACTACCTCGACCTGGCCCAGCAGCCGACCTTCGGGGAGGTGTCCGGGTGGACCCGCGAGGAGATGCTGTCGGTCTTCCCCGAGCGTGGCGGCGACCCGGACCGCGCGGGCAAGCGTGACCCCCTCGACCCGCTGCTGTGGCGCGCGGAGCGGCGCGGCGAGCCCGCCTGGGCCGGCGGGATCCCCGGCTGCGGCCGCCCCGGCTGGCACATCGAGTGCACGACCATCGCGCTGGACACGCTCGGCATGGGGTTCGACGTGCAGGGCGGCGGCACGGACCTGGTCTTCCCGCACCACGAGATGTCGGCGGTGCAGGCCGTCGGGCTGACGGGGGAGCGGGAGTTCGCCCAGGCCTACCTGCACCAGGCGATGGTGGGCCTCGACGGGGCGAAGATGAGCAAGTCCAAGGGCAACCTGGTGCTCGTGTCACGGCTGCGCGAGCAGGGCGTCGACCCGATGGCCGTGCGGCTCGTGCTGCTGGACCAGCACTACCGCCACGACTGGGACTGGACCGAGGACCTGCTGGTGCGGGCCCAGGAGCGGCTCGCGCGCTGGCGGGAGGCCGTGGCCCGGGAGGCCGCGCCGGACGCGACCGAGGTCGTCGCGCAGGTCCGGGCCGCGCTGTGCCAGGACCTCGACACGCCGGCCGCCCTGGCTGCGGTCGACGCGTGGTGCGACGCAGTCGGGACGGCGAGCGGCGCGGGGCAGCGGGTGGGCGACGCGGTGGACGCCTTCCTCGGCATACGCCTCTGA
- a CDS encoding SCO1664 family protein, which produces MSDPDSEVQALLARPNPVVDPTEPDQVREVLTRLAEDEITLVGQLVDASNGVFLGVVGQGEDTWRVAYKPVRGERPLRDFPSGTLAAREAAAFAVSHEGTYAVVPPTVLRDGPLGAGAVQLWIDHDESSSAMVDLVAPDAVGPGMLPVFTGETPAGEQVVVVHADSPDGQRFAAYDCVVNNADRKGSHVLVDPSGRPWGIDHGLTLHDEPKLRTVLWGWVGDPIPEVELERLALLESLLDTPGSALLAGSGPQAGLTDLLSAREVTALRRRVAALLEAGCYPEPAPGHYPIPWPPL; this is translated from the coding sequence GTGAGCGATCCCGACAGCGAGGTGCAGGCGCTGCTCGCCCGCCCCAACCCGGTCGTCGACCCGACCGAGCCCGACCAGGTCCGCGAGGTCCTGACCCGGCTGGCCGAGGACGAGATCACCCTGGTCGGTCAGCTCGTCGACGCGTCCAACGGCGTCTTCCTCGGCGTGGTGGGGCAGGGCGAGGACACCTGGCGGGTCGCCTACAAGCCGGTCCGGGGGGAGCGGCCGCTGCGCGACTTCCCCTCCGGGACGCTGGCGGCGCGGGAGGCGGCGGCGTTCGCGGTCTCCCACGAGGGCACGTATGCCGTGGTCCCGCCCACCGTCCTGCGCGACGGACCGCTCGGCGCGGGGGCGGTCCAGCTGTGGATCGACCACGACGAGTCCTCCTCCGCCATGGTCGATCTCGTGGCCCCTGACGCCGTGGGGCCGGGGATGCTGCCGGTCTTCACCGGCGAGACCCCCGCCGGCGAGCAGGTCGTCGTGGTCCACGCCGACAGCCCCGACGGGCAGCGGTTCGCGGCATACGACTGCGTGGTCAACAACGCCGACCGCAAGGGATCGCACGTCCTCGTCGACCCCAGCGGCCGGCCGTGGGGGATCGACCACGGGCTGACGCTGCACGACGAGCCCAAGCTGCGCACCGTGCTCTGGGGCTGGGTCGGTGACCCGATCCCCGAGGTCGAGCTGGAGCGGCTCGCGCTGCTGGAGTCGCTGCTCGACACGCCGGGATCGGCGCTGCTGGCCGGGTCCGGGCCGCAGGCAGGGCTGACGGACCTGCTGAGCGCGCGGGAGGTGACCGCGCTGCGCCGACGCGTGGCGGCGCTGCTGGAAGCGGGCTGCTACCCGGAGCCGGCGCCGGGGCACTACCCGATCCCGTGGCCGCCCCTCTGA
- a CDS encoding DUF3090 domain-containing protein yields the protein MPQQIFDPPERFVAGTVGPPGQRTFFLQAAGDGRLVSMSLEKQQVQVLADRCNDLLDSYAPITGSDAAASALVDNEPLGTPIEDEFRVQSIGLAYEPGRDVVVIDCSDGDLEEQAAAEEAGLEPEPGAAPQLVRVVLAPPAARAFARRSLALVAAGRAPCPFCGEPLDPEGHICPRANGYKR from the coding sequence ATGCCGCAGCAGATCTTCGACCCGCCGGAGCGTTTCGTCGCGGGGACCGTGGGGCCTCCCGGGCAGCGCACGTTCTTCCTGCAGGCCGCCGGGGACGGCCGCCTGGTGTCGATGTCCCTGGAGAAGCAGCAGGTCCAGGTCCTCGCCGACCGGTGCAACGACCTGCTGGACAGCTATGCCCCCATCACGGGCTCCGACGCCGCCGCGAGCGCCCTGGTCGACAACGAGCCGCTCGGCACCCCGATCGAGGACGAGTTCCGGGTCCAGAGCATCGGTCTCGCCTACGAGCCCGGGCGTGACGTGGTCGTCATCGACTGCTCCGACGGGGACCTCGAGGAGCAGGCAGCCGCCGAGGAGGCCGGCCTGGAGCCGGAGCCCGGCGCGGCGCCGCAGCTGGTGCGGGTGGTGCTGGCCCCGCCGGCCGCCCGTGCCTTCGCCCGCCGCTCGCTGGCGCTGGTCGCGGCCGGGCGCGCGCCGTGCCCCTTCTGCGGCGAACCCCTCGACCCCGAGGGCCACATCTGCCCGCGCGCCAACGGCTACAAGCGGTGA
- a CDS encoding MSMEG_4193 family putative phosphomutase, whose translation MPTLLLVRHGRTAANATGQLAGWTPGVGLDDTGREHARALGERLRGLPVVLAAVSPLQRCQETADELYAAAAWSDARRVTADDLGECHYGAWTGRPLAELATEELWRTVQDHPSRARFPDSPEHRAESIADMAHRAVAAVRRLDRLVEAEQGPDALWVAVSHGDVIKAIVADAAGTHLDHFQRFMAGPASVSVIRYTAARPFVIRTNDSGGDLSGLVPTRSADETPRGDAAVGGGTA comes from the coding sequence GTGCCCACCCTGCTGCTCGTCCGCCACGGACGCACCGCCGCCAACGCCACCGGCCAGCTCGCGGGGTGGACCCCCGGCGTCGGGCTCGACGACACCGGCCGCGAGCACGCCCGCGCTCTCGGGGAGCGGCTGCGTGGTCTGCCGGTCGTCCTCGCCGCGGTGAGCCCGCTGCAACGCTGCCAGGAGACCGCGGACGAGCTGTATGCCGCCGCCGCGTGGTCGGACGCCCGCCGGGTCACCGCGGACGACCTGGGGGAGTGCCACTACGGCGCGTGGACCGGCCGCCCGCTGGCCGAGCTGGCCACGGAGGAGCTGTGGCGCACCGTGCAGGACCACCCGAGCCGGGCGAGGTTCCCCGACTCCCCGGAGCACCGCGCCGAGTCGATCGCGGACATGGCGCACCGCGCGGTCGCGGCGGTCCGGCGGCTGGACCGGCTCGTCGAGGCCGAGCAGGGCCCGGACGCGCTGTGGGTCGCGGTCAGCCACGGCGACGTGATCAAGGCGATCGTGGCGGACGCGGCGGGCACGCACCTCGACCACTTCCAGCGGTTCATGGCGGGGCCGGCGTCAGTGTCGGTGATCCGCTACACGGCGGCACGGCCGTTCGTCATACGGACCAACGACTCCGGAGGCGACCTGAGCGGGCTGGTGCCCACCCGATCAGCTGACGAGACGCCGCGCGGGGACGCCGCGGTCGGCGGCGGCACGGCATAG
- the corA gene encoding magnesium/cobalt transporter CorA, whose product MIVDQALYRGGRRLACGDLSDELAALRDRADDGFLWIGLKDPTDEEFALVNDELGLHPLAVEDALTGEQRAKMDIYDDTLFMVVKTLRYVESTSDVETGEVMLFVGDKFVLTVRNGDANPLAGVRARLELAPDQLAHGPAAVLYSVLDSIVDNYMLIDAELEEDLDRIERSIFGGGKGDHASEIYELKREVLEFKRASVPLAEPVRRLAKDRSVPVVHKAARPFFADVLDHLLKVNDHVESYDRLLTDVLNAHLAQIGVKQNEDMRKISAWAAMGVLPTMIAGIYGQNFKFMPELEASVHLGGHEFYYGYFFALALMVGGCIFLYRLFKRSGWL is encoded by the coding sequence GTGATCGTGGACCAAGCCCTCTACCGCGGCGGCCGCCGCCTCGCCTGCGGCGACCTCAGCGACGAGCTCGCGGCGCTGCGGGACCGCGCCGACGACGGATTCCTCTGGATCGGGCTCAAGGACCCGACCGACGAGGAGTTCGCGCTGGTCAACGACGAGCTGGGGCTGCACCCGCTCGCCGTCGAGGACGCCCTGACCGGCGAGCAGCGCGCCAAGATGGACATCTACGACGACACGCTCTTCATGGTCGTCAAGACCCTGCGGTACGTCGAGAGCACCAGCGACGTCGAGACCGGCGAGGTGATGCTCTTCGTCGGCGACAAGTTCGTGCTCACGGTGCGCAACGGCGACGCCAACCCGCTCGCCGGGGTCCGCGCCCGCCTCGAGCTCGCGCCCGACCAGCTCGCGCACGGGCCGGCCGCCGTCCTCTACTCCGTGCTCGACTCGATCGTCGACAACTACATGCTGATCGACGCCGAGCTCGAGGAGGACCTGGACCGGATCGAGCGCAGCATCTTCGGCGGCGGCAAGGGCGACCACGCGTCGGAGATCTACGAGCTCAAGCGAGAGGTGCTGGAGTTCAAGCGGGCCTCGGTGCCGCTGGCCGAGCCGGTGCGCCGCCTCGCCAAGGACCGGTCGGTCCCGGTGGTGCACAAGGCGGCTCGCCCGTTCTTCGCCGACGTCCTGGACCACCTGCTCAAGGTCAACGACCACGTCGAGTCCTACGACCGGCTGCTCACCGACGTCCTCAACGCCCACCTCGCGCAGATCGGCGTCAAGCAGAACGAGGACATGCGCAAGATCTCCGCCTGGGCCGCGATGGGCGTGCTGCCGACGATGATCGCGGGGATCTACGGGCAGAACTTCAAGTTCATGCCCGAGCTGGAGGCCAGCGTCCACCTGGGCGGCCACGAGTTCTACTACGGCTACTTCTTCGCGCTGGCCCTGATGGTGGGCGGCTGCATCTTCCTGTACCGCCTGTTCAAGCGCTCCGGCTGGCTCTGA
- a CDS encoding IS3 family transposase (programmed frameshift), which produces MPFMGAKRKSYTPQYRVDAARLVIDSGRAIAEVSREIGVGEQLLGRWVAAERARMVDPPPAVDVNERAELERLRAENAQLRMDREFLKKSSGLLRGGERVVAADAAYALIHAQKAASESNGIPVTRMCQLLGVSRSGYYDWADRQHRGPGPRARRLAGLATKVVAAHAASDGVNGSPRVLADLRAAGEVVSRKTVAKIMRANGIQGISPRTWKPVPPMGIDPSPHSIPDLVGRDFDRGQLNVVWTSDITYLPTGQGWLYLCAVRDACSRRVIGYAFSGSLHTDVVETALRRAVTFRDPAAGPTGAVVFHADRGCQYTSAQLHQVALEVEVRQSVGRTGVCWDNAQQESFWSTLKTEFYNRHTFPTHHDAIKAVTAWIENVYNRRRRHSALGMQTPVAFEHRITTAAQAA; this is translated from the exons ATGCCCTTCATGGGTGCGAAGAGGAAGAGCTACACCCCGCAGTACCGGGTCGACGCGGCCCGGTTGGTGATCGACTCGGGGCGCGCGATCGCTGAGGTGTCGCGTGAGATCGGGGTCGGGGAGCAGCTGCTGGGACGGTGGGTCGCTGCGGAGCGGGCCAGGATGGTTGACCCGCCGCCGGCGGTTGACGTCAACGAGCGCGCCGAGCTGGAACGGCTCCGCGCAGAGAACGCCCAGCTACGCATGGACCGGGAGTTCCTGA AAAAAAGCAGCGGCCTTCTTCGTGGCGGAGAACGCGTCGTCGCGGCCGATGCCGCCTACGCTCTGATCCACGCGCAGAAGGCCGCCAGCGAATCGAACGGCATCCCCGTGACGCGGATGTGTCAGCTGCTGGGGGTGTCCAGGTCGGGCTACTACGACTGGGCCGACCGGCAGCACCGCGGGCCGGGTCCGCGGGCTCGTCGCCTGGCGGGCCTGGCCACCAAGGTCGTCGCCGCACACGCGGCATCCGACGGCGTGAACGGCTCCCCCAGGGTCCTCGCCGACCTACGCGCCGCTGGTGAGGTCGTGTCCCGCAAGACCGTCGCGAAGATCATGCGTGCCAACGGCATTCAGGGCATCAGCCCACGCACGTGGAAGCCGGTCCCGCCGATGGGTATCGACCCGAGTCCTCACTCGATCCCTGACCTGGTCGGGCGCGACTTCGACCGCGGACAGCTCAACGTCGTGTGGACGTCCGACATCACCTACCTGCCCACCGGGCAGGGGTGGCTGTACCTGTGCGCCGTACGCGACGCATGCAGCCGCCGGGTCATCGGGTACGCCTTCAGCGGCAGCCTGCACACCGACGTCGTCGAGACCGCGTTGCGCCGCGCGGTGACCTTCCGCGACCCAGCGGCCGGCCCCACCGGCGCAGTGGTGTTCCACGCCGACCGCGGCTGTCAATACACCTCCGCCCAGCTGCACCAGGTAGCCCTCGAGGTCGAGGTACGCCAGTCCGTCGGGCGTACCGGGGTGTGCTGGGACAACGCCCAGCAGGAGAGCTTCTGGTCGACGCTGAAGACCGAGTTCTACAACCGGCACACCTTCCCCACCCACCACGACGCGATCAAGGCCGTCACCGCCTGGATCGAGAACGTCTACAACCGCCGCCGACGCCACTCAGCCCTCGGCATGCAGACCCCGGTAGCCTTCGAGCACCGGATCACCACCGCGGCCCAGGCCGCCTAA
- a CDS encoding undecaprenyl-diphosphate phosphatase: MSALSYLDSIILGIVEGVTEYLPVSSTGHLTIAEKMLGLPIDDPAVTSFTAVIQLGAILATLIYFWGKIKAMFLAWVAGLRNPEAREKQDYSLAWAVIIGSIPVVIAALLFKSYITGPLRSLWVVAGALILWSVVIWAGERHHARLIATGQDRPEGSRVTIKDGLVIGLMQCCSLVPGVSRSGTTITAGLFRGLDRVTATELSFFMAIPALVGAGIYELKDVNTSVVGLGQLAVGTIVSFIVAYASIAWLLRFVKNNSLMFFVGWRVLVGAAVLVALTAGWMSAT, encoded by the coding sequence GTGTCTGCCCTGAGCTATCTGGACTCCATCATCCTCGGCATCGTCGAGGGAGTCACGGAGTACCTCCCCGTCTCCTCGACCGGCCACCTCACCATCGCCGAGAAGATGCTCGGGCTGCCGATCGACGACCCGGCCGTCACGTCCTTCACGGCCGTGATCCAGCTGGGCGCGATCCTCGCGACCCTCATCTACTTCTGGGGCAAGATCAAGGCGATGTTCCTGGCGTGGGTCGCCGGTCTGCGCAACCCGGAGGCCCGCGAGAAGCAGGACTACTCCCTGGCGTGGGCCGTCATCATCGGGTCCATCCCCGTCGTCATCGCCGCGCTGCTGTTCAAGAGCTACATCACCGGGCCGCTGCGCAGCCTGTGGGTCGTCGCCGGCGCGCTGATCCTGTGGAGCGTCGTCATCTGGGCCGGGGAGCGGCACCACGCCCGGCTGATCGCCACCGGCCAGGACCGCCCCGAGGGCTCGCGCGTCACCATCAAGGACGGCCTCGTCATCGGCCTGATGCAGTGCTGCTCGCTGGTGCCCGGGGTGTCCCGCTCCGGCACCACGATCACCGCCGGTCTGTTCCGCGGCCTCGACCGGGTCACCGCGACCGAGCTGTCCTTCTTCATGGCGATCCCGGCGCTGGTCGGGGCCGGGATCTACGAGCTGAAGGACGTCAATACGTCGGTGGTCGGCCTCGGCCAGCTCGCGGTCGGCACCATCGTGTCCTTCATCGTCGCGTACGCCTCCATCGCGTGGCTGCTGCGCTTCGTCAAGAACAACAGCCTGATGTTCTTCGTCGGGTGGCGCGTCCTGGTCGGCGCGGCCGTGCTGGTCGCCCTGACGGCGGGGTGGATGAGCGCCACCTGA
- a CDS encoding DUF5703 family protein — protein MADYEYRTMTFGRDATRAEIRRALTDEAEYGHWELTRMSLYWGGVRRAEIRRRIIRVTRTA, from the coding sequence GTGGCCGACTACGAGTACCGCACCATGACCTTCGGACGGGACGCGACGCGCGCCGAGATCCGCCGGGCGCTCACCGACGAGGCGGAGTACGGCCACTGGGAGCTCACCCGCATGTCGCTCTACTGGGGCGGGGTGCGCCGGGCCGAGATCCGTCGCCGCATCATCCGGGTCACGCGCACCGCCTGA
- a CDS encoding M20/M25/M40 family metallo-hydrolase: MTDPNAQTTVTDPTQEVERLCRDLIRIDSSNYGDGSGPGERACAEYVMEQLTEVGLDPFYGESQDKRANVSVRLEGSDSSRPALIVHGHLDVVPADAGDWSVDPFSAEVEDGCIWGRGAVDMKDMDAMILANLRHLARTGTKPPRDVVFTFFADEEAGGVHGSHWMVDQHPELFEGATEAISEVGGYSVTIPRKDTGEQVRAYLLQTAEKGIAWLRLTAHGRAGHGSVPNADNAIVRLAAAIERIDAHKWPRTYIASVRELLDGLSSVTGTGYTDEDASELLEHIGGARGFVLGTLQDTSNFTMLDSGYKHNVIPQTASATLDCRFLPGHEGELMATIRELAGEHVEVSVHHRDVALEAPFGGDLVDRMADALQAEDPGSLLLPYCLSGGTDNKALSRLGVTGYGFAPLRLPADLDFVGMFHGIDERIPVDSLAFGTRVLGRLLATC; this comes from the coding sequence ATGACCGACCCGAACGCCCAGACGACCGTGACGGACCCGACGCAGGAGGTCGAGCGCCTCTGCCGCGACCTCATCCGGATCGACTCCTCCAACTACGGCGACGGGTCGGGGCCGGGGGAGAGGGCGTGCGCGGAGTACGTCATGGAGCAGCTCACCGAGGTGGGGCTCGACCCGTTCTACGGCGAGTCGCAGGACAAGCGGGCCAACGTGTCGGTGCGCCTCGAGGGGTCCGACAGCTCGCGGCCCGCGCTGATCGTGCACGGGCACCTCGACGTGGTCCCGGCCGACGCGGGCGACTGGTCCGTCGACCCGTTCAGCGCCGAGGTCGAGGACGGCTGCATCTGGGGCCGCGGCGCCGTGGACATGAAGGACATGGACGCCATGATCCTCGCCAACCTGCGCCACCTGGCCCGGACCGGCACCAAGCCGCCCCGGGACGTGGTGTTCACCTTCTTCGCCGACGAGGAGGCCGGCGGGGTCCACGGGTCGCACTGGATGGTCGACCAGCACCCCGAGCTCTTCGAGGGCGCGACCGAGGCGATCAGCGAGGTCGGCGGCTACTCCGTCACGATCCCGCGCAAGGACACCGGGGAGCAGGTGCGCGCCTACCTGCTGCAGACCGCCGAGAAGGGCATCGCCTGGCTGCGCCTCACCGCCCACGGCCGGGCCGGCCACGGCTCCGTCCCCAACGCCGACAACGCCATCGTCCGGCTCGCCGCCGCCATCGAACGCATCGACGCCCACAAGTGGCCCCGCACCTACATCGCCAGCGTCCGAGAGCTGCTGGACGGCCTGTCCTCCGTGACGGGCACCGGATACACCGACGAGGACGCCAGCGAGCTGCTCGAGCACATCGGCGGGGCACGAGGATTCGTGCTCGGAACGCTGCAGGACACCAGCAACTTCACGATGCTCGACAGCGGCTACAAGCACAACGTGATCCCGCAGACGGCGTCCGCGACGCTGGACTGCAGGTTCCTGCCCGGGCACGAGGGCGAGCTGATGGCCACCATCCGCGAGCTGGCGGGGGAGCACGTCGAGGTCAGCGTGCACCACCGTGACGTGGCCCTCGAGGCGCCCTTCGGCGGCGACCTCGTGGACCGTATGGCGGACGCCCTGCAGGCCGAGGACCCCGGCTCGCTGCTGCTGCCCTACTGCCTGTCCGGCGGCACCGACAACAAGGCCCTGTCCCGGCTGGGCGTGACCGGCTACGGGTTCGCGCCGCTGCGCCTGCCCGCCGACCTGGACTTCGTCGGGATGTTCCACGGCATCGACGAGCGGATCCCGGTGGACTCGCTCGCCTTCGGCACCCGGGTGCTGGGGCGGCTGCTCGCGACCTGCTGA
- a CDS encoding cytochrome P450, with amino-acid sequence MTECQRKTVRAGEAVAPPVEEIDGVGHVRALEPVRQVLRAGGSTTQAGFNAESARSGRPKAHPPVLFQDGDEHKAKRKAIARYFAPATVDRRYRELMEELADRLVAEILQEGRASLSDVTMTYSVEVAAQVVGLTESDLDGMTRRLNAFFAMPPAAPDASAGRFGRLVAALKAVRSIPTVMAFDRSDVRPAIAARRVEPRDDVISHLISQDYTDEEILVECITYAAAGMITTREFISMATWHLLEQPSLRDAYLAAEQPERYDILDEILRLEPVVGHLYRRTTEPLTLTCDDSSYAVPAGAVLDLYIRAANADESAVGPQPLTVCPGRETAAGLRPEAMSFGDGNHMCPGNAIATQESDIFLTRLLRPPLRLDGAPRIEWDELIKGYAVRDLVLVIADEEPPSSS; translated from the coding sequence GTGACCGAGTGCCAGCGCAAGACCGTCCGTGCCGGTGAGGCGGTCGCGCCGCCCGTCGAGGAGATCGACGGCGTCGGGCACGTGCGGGCGCTGGAGCCGGTGCGACAGGTGCTGCGGGCGGGCGGCTCGACCACCCAGGCGGGGTTCAACGCCGAGTCGGCCCGGTCGGGGCGTCCCAAGGCCCACCCGCCGGTGCTCTTCCAGGACGGTGACGAGCACAAGGCGAAGCGCAAGGCGATCGCGCGCTACTTCGCGCCGGCGACGGTGGACCGGCGCTACCGGGAGCTGATGGAGGAGCTCGCGGACCGTCTCGTGGCGGAGATCCTGCAGGAGGGACGGGCGTCGCTGTCGGACGTCACCATGACCTACTCCGTCGAGGTGGCGGCGCAGGTGGTGGGTCTCACGGAGTCGGACCTGGACGGGATGACGCGCCGGCTCAACGCGTTCTTCGCGATGCCGCCGGCGGCGCCGGACGCGTCCGCGGGGCGGTTCGGTCGGCTGGTGGCGGCGCTCAAGGCGGTGCGGTCGATCCCGACGGTCATGGCCTTCGACCGCTCCGACGTCCGCCCCGCCATCGCGGCCCGCCGTGTCGAGCCGCGCGACGACGTCATCTCCCACCTGATCTCCCAGGACTACACGGACGAGGAGATCCTCGTCGAGTGCATCACCTACGCCGCGGCGGGGATGATCACGACGCGCGAGTTCATCTCCATGGCGACCTGGCACCTGCTCGAGCAGCCGTCGCTGCGCGATGCCTACCTCGCGGCCGAGCAGCCGGAGCGCTACGACATCCTCGACGAGATCCTGCGGCTCGAGCCGGTGGTCGGCCACCTCTACCGCCGGACCACCGAGCCCCTCACGCTGACCTGCGACGACAGCTCGTATGCCGTGCCCGCGGGCGCTGTCCTCGACCTCTACATCCGCGCGGCCAACGCCGACGAGTCCGCGGTGGGGCCGCAGCCGTTGACGGTGTGCCCGGGGCGGGAGACGGCGGCGGGGCTGCGGCCGGAGGCGATGAGCTTCGGCGATGGCAACCACATGTGCCCGGGCAACGCGATCGCGACGCAGGAGTCGGACATCTTCCTGACCCGCCTGCTTCGCCCGCCGCTGCGGCTCGACGGCGCACCCCGCATCGAGTGGGACGAGCTGATCAAGGGGTATGCCGTCCGCGACCTCGTGCTGGTGATCGCGGACGAGGAGCCGCCGTCCAGCTCCTGA
- a CDS encoding superoxide dismutase has product MDAYLLPDLPYDYSALEPYISGEIMELHHDKHHATYVKGINTTVEQLAEAREQGSFGSLSTLEKNLAFHLGGHVNHSVFWANMSPDGGDKPTGALAGRIDQDFGSFAAFRAHFEAVALGVQGSGWSVLAWDMVAGRCYVIQHFDHQGNLPMCMVPLLTLDMWEHAYYLQYKNDKATFVKQWWNIVSWADVQDRYAKVSTQTRGLIVP; this is encoded by the coding sequence ATGGACGCCTACCTGCTGCCGGACCTGCCGTACGACTACTCGGCCCTCGAGCCGTACATCAGCGGCGAGATCATGGAGCTGCACCACGACAAGCACCACGCCACCTACGTCAAGGGCATCAACACGACCGTCGAGCAGCTCGCCGAGGCCCGTGAGCAGGGGTCCTTCGGGTCGCTGTCCACGCTGGAGAAGAACCTCGCCTTCCACCTCGGCGGCCACGTCAACCACTCGGTCTTCTGGGCCAACATGTCGCCCGACGGCGGCGACAAGCCCACCGGAGCCCTGGCCGGGCGCATCGACCAGGACTTCGGGTCCTTCGCCGCCTTCCGCGCCCACTTCGAGGCCGTCGCCCTCGGGGTGCAGGGGTCCGGCTGGTCCGTCCTGGCCTGGGACATGGTCGCCGGGCGCTGCTACGTCATCCAGCACTTCGACCACCAGGGCAACCTGCCCATGTGCATGGTCCCGCTGCTCACCCTCGACATGTGGGAGCACGCCTACTACCTGCAGTACAAGAACGACAAGGCCACCTTCGTGAAGCAGTGGTGGAACATCGTCAGCTGGGCCGACGTCCAGGACCGCTACGCCAAGGTCAGCACCCAGACCCGCGGGCTGATCGTGCCGTGA
- a CDS encoding MazG nucleotide pyrophosphohydrolase domain-containing protein — MTSNPTLPDLAARAAAFTADRDWGRFHDPKSLILALTGEVGELAELFQWAAPSGEGVSATRAGEEMADVLIYLLHLANALDIDLGAAVTAKMDANDARFAVADVMSSAPHKT, encoded by the coding sequence ATGACGTCCAACCCCACCCTGCCGGACCTCGCTGCCCGCGCCGCCGCCTTCACCGCCGACCGCGACTGGGGCCGGTTCCACGACCCGAAGTCCCTGATCCTGGCGCTGACGGGGGAGGTGGGCGAGCTGGCCGAGCTGTTCCAGTGGGCGGCACCCTCCGGCGAGGGCGTCTCCGCGACACGAGCAGGCGAGGAGATGGCGGACGTGCTGATCTATCTCCTGCACCTGGCCAACGCCCTCGACATCGACCTCGGTGCTGCCGTCACGGCCAAGATGGACGCCAACGACGCGCGCTTCGCCGTCGCCGACGTCATGAGCTCCGCACCCCACAAGACGTGA